In a genomic window of Leptospira hartskeerlii:
- a CDS encoding hybrid sensor histidine kinase/response regulator: protein MEDLPYSVAPLPENEEERVQALKRYSILDTPPEEKYDGIIKAASLICGTPMALISLIDSERQWFKARMGIEDKETPRQSSFCQFALSENRTLIVEDAQKDPRFQQNPFVINEPNIRFYAGAPLRTPDGYVIGTLCVLDTRPKTLTEAEIQALEALANSVVSFMELDTKSQALIQLQAVALELQKAKEQFFINMNHELRTPVHGILGMVDLLHQTNNPELQREYLDSLTESSEHLIRLINDVIDFSKAESGSLHFSFKEFDMISLLERYAEEASDKAFKKGLAFKTILPPAKERIDVKSDSIRVRQVLSNLVSNALKFTEKGGITVELELARETETDITLSLSVKDTGIGIDVKRIPILFEAFSQTDISTTRKYGGTGLGLSICKRICEALDWNISAESESGKGSKFILEMTLPKADLSEKVKIAESKNRINYDFSEYRELKILVAEDNPVNQRLIQKMLEKLGLSCAVVSNGIDALAYWEEKDVDLLLLDIQMPELSGLETASILKKKPSTKKVPWIIAVTAHDSPEDRKACAEAGIDDYLGKPFRIEDLGERIQEFLRNFPSSLAS, encoded by the coding sequence ATGGAAGATCTTCCTTATAGCGTCGCTCCTTTACCCGAAAATGAAGAAGAAAGGGTACAAGCATTAAAACGTTATAGTATCCTAGACACTCCTCCTGAGGAAAAATACGACGGGATCATAAAAGCTGCCTCACTCATTTGCGGGACACCCATGGCGTTGATTTCCTTAATCGATTCGGAAAGACAATGGTTCAAGGCAAGAATGGGCATAGAAGATAAGGAAACACCCAGGCAAAGTTCCTTTTGTCAATTTGCACTTTCCGAAAATAGGACCTTAATTGTAGAAGACGCTCAAAAAGATCCTAGATTCCAGCAAAATCCTTTCGTAATCAACGAGCCGAATATTCGGTTTTATGCAGGTGCTCCCTTAAGAACTCCCGATGGTTATGTTATAGGCACATTATGCGTATTAGATACACGGCCGAAAACGTTAACTGAAGCTGAGATACAAGCTTTAGAAGCATTGGCAAATTCAGTAGTTTCATTTATGGAACTAGATACTAAATCTCAAGCACTGATCCAGCTACAGGCCGTAGCACTAGAATTACAAAAAGCTAAAGAACAATTTTTTATTAATATGAACCATGAACTCAGGACCCCGGTGCATGGGATATTGGGAATGGTAGATCTATTGCACCAAACAAATAATCCGGAACTTCAAAGAGAATATCTGGATTCATTAACTGAAAGTTCTGAACACCTGATCCGTCTGATCAATGACGTAATCGATTTCAGCAAGGCGGAATCAGGCTCCCTACATTTCAGTTTTAAAGAATTCGACATGATCTCTCTTCTGGAGAGATATGCTGAAGAAGCCTCCGACAAAGCATTCAAAAAAGGATTAGCATTTAAAACAATTCTCCCGCCTGCAAAAGAACGTATCGATGTAAAATCGGATTCTATCCGAGTCAGACAAGTCCTTTCCAATTTAGTTTCTAACGCGTTGAAGTTCACTGAAAAAGGTGGGATCACTGTAGAGTTGGAATTAGCACGAGAGACCGAAACCGATATCACTCTTTCTTTGAGTGTAAAAGATACAGGCATAGGAATAGACGTAAAGAGGATCCCGATATTATTCGAAGCATTCTCTCAAACTGATATTTCTACTACAAGGAAATATGGTGGAACGGGTTTAGGACTTTCTATCTGCAAACGTATCTGCGAGGCATTGGACTGGAATATATCTGCGGAAAGTGAATCAGGAAAAGGTTCCAAATTCATTTTAGAAATGACTCTGCCGAAAGCTGACCTTTCCGAAAAAGTAAAAATTGCAGAATCTAAAAATCGTATCAATTACGATTTTTCTGAATATAGAGAATTGAAAATCCTTGTGGCGGAAGACAATCCTGTTAACCAAAGGTTAATCCAAAAGATGTTGGAAAAATTGGGATTAAGTTGTGCGGTCGTTTCTAATGGAATAGACGCTTTGGCATATTGGGAGGAGAAAGATGTGGACCTTCTTCTTTTAGATATACAAATGCCTGAGTTAAGCGGACTCGAAACAGCAAGTATCCTAAAGAAGAAGCCTAGCACGAAAAAGGTTCCTTGGATCATAGCAGTCACCGCCCATGACAGCCCCGAAGACAGAAAGGCTTGTGCGGAAGCAGGCATAGACGATTATTTAGGAAAACCTTTCCGGATAGAAGATTTGGGAGAAAGGATCCAAGAATTTTTAAGAAATTTCCCTTCCTCCCTTGCCTCCTGA
- a CDS encoding LIC13081 family protein — MATTTIAFTVPISLSRAFDYVSNFERLPDWSENILSFKKNESTSGFQVKTKFWFFAYKFEYQILESKYPSRLVFRIKSRFSDQTETFSFYPDPKGSDTDTKILFTSRMELSGFSKIFRSWIFSKAFKNTRKDIRKLQEILSQGKTLGIRNFQVIHD; from the coding sequence ATGGCAACGACTACTATTGCTTTTACTGTGCCGATTTCTTTGAGTAGAGCGTTCGATTACGTTTCTAATTTCGAACGTTTGCCTGACTGGTCTGAAAATATTCTCTCCTTTAAGAAAAATGAAAGTACTTCTGGTTTTCAAGTGAAAACTAAGTTTTGGTTTTTCGCATATAAGTTCGAATACCAAATTTTAGAATCCAAGTATCCAAGTAGATTGGTGTTCCGGATCAAAAGTAGATTTTCCGATCAGACTGAAACCTTCTCCTTTTATCCCGATCCTAAAGGTTCGGATACGGATACTAAAATCCTTTTTACAAGTCGGATGGAGTTATCAGGATTCTCCAAAATTTTTCGATCTTGGATCTTCTCCAAAGCGTTCAAAAATACAAGAAAGGACATTCGAAAACTACAAGAAATCCTTTCTCAGGGCAAAACCTTAGGAATTCGTAATTTTCAGGTGATACATGACTGA